From Phenylobacterium montanum, the proteins below share one genomic window:
- the rpsP gene encoding 30S ribosomal protein S16: MLKIRLARGGAKKRPFYQIVVADSHSPRDGRFIEKVGTYNPLLKKDDPSRVTLKVERLQDWIAKGAQPTDRVARFLAAEGLAKWAPGNNPTKAKPGKKAEERAAERAQREADRAAAAAEAAAQPAPEPEPEAAAEEVVAEAPAAEAVAEEAPAAEEAATEA, from the coding sequence ATGCTGAAGATCCGTCTCGCCCGTGGCGGCGCCAAGAAGCGCCCCTTCTACCAGATCGTCGTCGCCGACAGCCATTCGCCCCGCGACGGCCGTTTCATCGAGAAGGTGGGCACCTACAACCCGCTGCTGAAGAAGGACGACCCGAGCCGCGTCACCCTGAAGGTCGAGCGCCTGCAGGACTGGATCGCCAAGGGCGCCCAGCCGACCGATCGCGTCGCGCGCTTCCTGGCGGCCGAGGGCCTCGCCAAGTGGGCCCCGGGCAACAACCCGACCAAGGCCAAGCCGGGCAAGAAGGCCGAAGAACGCGCCGCCGAACGCGCCCAGCGTGAAGCCGACCGCGCCGCCGCGGCCGCCGAAGCCGCCGCCCAGCCGGCGCCGGAGCCCGAACCCGAAGCCGCCGCCGAGGAAGTCGTGGCCGAAGCTCCGGCCGCCGAGGCTGTTGCTGAAGAAGCGCCGGCCGCTGAAGAAGCCGCCACCGAGGCGTAA
- the rimM gene encoding ribosome maturation factor RimM (Essential for efficient processing of 16S rRNA): protein MTNLILVGQVAGAFGVRGEVKITAFTESPANLLSYKTLKRQDGSPGLTLTSGRVHKGQVIGRAKEVATREEAEALRGLKLFIPRETLPQPDEDEFYLTDLIGLAAVSPEGAAVGRIKSVQNFGAGDLLEIEPPAGPTWWLPFTRDCVPEVDLAGCKVVVARPDEVGDEEPGAS, encoded by the coding sequence ATGACCAACCTGATCCTGGTCGGCCAGGTGGCCGGGGCGTTTGGCGTGCGGGGCGAGGTGAAGATCACCGCCTTCACCGAGAGCCCCGCCAATCTCCTTTCCTACAAGACCTTGAAGCGTCAGGACGGCTCGCCCGGCCTGACGCTGACCTCCGGCCGCGTCCACAAGGGCCAGGTGATCGGTCGCGCCAAGGAGGTCGCGACCCGCGAGGAGGCCGAGGCCCTGCGGGGCCTGAAGCTGTTCATCCCGCGCGAGACCTTGCCCCAGCCGGACGAGGACGAGTTCTACCTGACCGACCTGATCGGCCTCGCCGCCGTTTCGCCCGAGGGCGCGGCTGTGGGCCGGATCAAGAGCGTGCAGAACTTCGGCGCCGGCGACCTGCTTGAAATCGAGCCCCCCGCCGGCCCCACCTGGTGGCTGCCCTTCACCCGCGATTGCGTCCCCGAGGTCGACCTCGCCGGCTGTAAGGTCGTGGTGGCGCGGCCGGACGAGGTGGGGGACGAGGAGCCCGGGGCCTCGTAG
- a CDS encoding acyl-CoA thioesterase: protein MDDVENLVETLALEPIEMNLFRGQAPEDGGPRIFGGHVIAQALLAAYETVEDRVCHSIHCYFIRPGDPSVPILYEVDRARDGASFTTRRVTAIQHGKQIFNLAGSFQVPEEGFEHQAAMPYAPAPDTLDDGHAQMAELAKKMTPEQARMMLRPRPIDLRHATPSQAGEVAPPLNNVWMRAKAPIGGDAHLHQALLAYASDMALLGTAMRPHGVWWQTPGLQSASLDHAIWFHRPSNFNDWHLYAQDTPSGSGARGFIRGQLFTQDGALVASVAQEGLIRMRK, encoded by the coding sequence ATGGACGACGTCGAAAACCTGGTCGAGACGCTCGCGCTCGAGCCGATCGAAATGAACCTGTTCCGCGGCCAGGCGCCCGAGGATGGCGGCCCGCGGATTTTCGGCGGCCACGTGATCGCCCAGGCCCTCCTGGCGGCCTACGAGACGGTGGAGGACCGGGTCTGCCACTCGATCCACTGCTATTTCATCCGCCCGGGCGACCCCAGCGTGCCGATCCTCTACGAGGTCGATCGCGCCCGCGACGGGGCCAGCTTCACCACCCGCCGGGTGACCGCCATCCAGCACGGCAAGCAGATCTTCAACCTAGCCGGCTCGTTCCAGGTCCCCGAGGAAGGCTTCGAGCACCAGGCGGCCATGCCCTATGCGCCGGCGCCCGACACGCTGGACGACGGCCACGCCCAGATGGCGGAGCTGGCCAAGAAAATGACCCCCGAGCAGGCGCGGATGATGCTGCGGCCGCGGCCGATCGACCTGCGCCACGCCACTCCCAGCCAGGCCGGCGAGGTCGCCCCGCCGCTCAACAATGTCTGGATGCGGGCCAAGGCCCCGATCGGCGGCGACGCCCATCTGCACCAGGCCCTGCTGGCCTATGCCTCGGACATGGCGCTCCTCGGCACCGCAATGCGGCCGCACGGAGTATGGTGGCAGACGCCCGGCCTGCAGTCGGCCAGCCTGGACCACGCCATCTGGTTCCACCGCCCGTCGAACTTCAACGACTGGCACCTCTACGCCCAGGACACGCCCTCGGGCTCGGGCGCCCGCGGCTTCATCCGCGGCCAACTGTTCACCCAGGACGGCGCCCTGGTGGCGTCGGTGGCCCAGGAAGGGCTGATCCGGATGCGGAAGTAG
- the trmD gene encoding tRNA (guanosine(37)-N1)-methyltransferase TrmD, which translates to MPYDVTVLTMFPEAFPGPLGVSLIGSAWREKGLWRLETLDIRGFSEDKRGFLDDTPAGGGPGQVMRADVIAAALDSVSQAGRPLLYMSARGRPLTQARVREWAQAPGLIVLCGRFEGVDQRVLDARGFEEVAVGDAVLAGGEAAAMVAIEACVRLVPGVLGEAESLAEESFEDGLLEHPQFTRPRTFEEREIPEVLLSGHHKKVAAWRRAQREQTTRERRPDLWAQHLANLQAKGDKAQGD; encoded by the coding sequence ATGCCCTACGACGTCACCGTCCTGACCATGTTCCCCGAGGCCTTTCCCGGCCCGCTCGGCGTGTCGCTGATCGGTTCGGCCTGGCGGGAAAAGGGCCTGTGGCGATTGGAAACACTGGACATTCGGGGCTTTTCCGAAGATAAGCGCGGCTTCCTCGACGACACCCCCGCTGGGGGTGGCCCGGGGCAGGTTATGCGGGCGGACGTGATCGCGGCGGCGCTGGACAGCGTTTCGCAGGCGGGGCGGCCGCTTTTGTACATGAGCGCCCGGGGAAGGCCCCTGACCCAGGCGCGCGTCCGTGAGTGGGCTCAGGCTCCTGGCCTGATCGTGCTCTGCGGCCGTTTCGAGGGGGTGGACCAGCGGGTGCTCGACGCCCGGGGGTTCGAGGAGGTCGCCGTCGGCGACGCAGTCCTGGCCGGTGGCGAGGCGGCGGCGATGGTGGCGATCGAAGCCTGTGTCCGGCTCGTGCCGGGCGTCCTGGGCGAGGCCGAAAGCCTGGCCGAGGAAAGCTTCGAAGACGGGCTTCTGGAGCACCCGCAGTTCACAAGGCCGCGGACGTTCGAGGAGCGCGAAATTCCGGAGGTCCTGCTCTCCGGCCACCACAAGAAGGTGGCCGCGTGGCGCCGGGCGCAACGGGAACAGACCACGCGGGAGCGGCGGCCGGACCTTTGGGCGCAGCATCTCGCCAACTTACAGGCAAAGGGCGACAAAGCCCAAGGAGACTAG
- the rplS gene encoding 50S ribosomal protein L19: MNIIQQLEQEEAARVMGDKKVPDFQPGDTLRVNVRIKEGDRERVQAYEGVCIARAGGGLQESFTVRKISFGEGVERQFPLMSPMIESIEVKRRGVVRRAKLYYLRDRRGKSARIAERAMGAGKENGEG; encoded by the coding sequence ATGAACATCATCCAGCAGCTGGAACAGGAAGAAGCCGCCCGCGTGATGGGCGACAAGAAGGTCCCGGACTTCCAGCCCGGCGACACCCTGCGCGTCAACGTGCGCATCAAGGAAGGCGACCGCGAGCGCGTCCAGGCCTATGAGGGCGTCTGCATCGCCCGCGCCGGCGGCGGCCTGCAGGAGAGCTTCACCGTCCGCAAGATTTCTTTCGGCGAAGGCGTGGAGCGCCAGTTCCCGCTGATGTCGCCGATGATCGAATCCATCGAGGTCAAGCGCCGCGGCGTCGTGCGCCGGGCCAAGCTCTATTATCTGCGCGACCGTCGCGGCAAGTCGGCCCGCATCGCCGAACGCGCCATGGGCGCCGGCAAGGAGAACGGCGAGGGCTGA
- a CDS encoding ATP-binding protein, which yields MTGPKAARPGIQVKVFAATAALSWAAALIFSVFEQRTHGATAIWPVNAMILAAYILLGREARAAVIAGGAAALIATSLVMNTNPRLACVLAIFNSTEIVLVHLVAARVLKGRFSFEGVDRLLAYWSACAAVCAVNALPVGFVELAWQGRPFWTTFNAWGVGDALGYMLVTPAILDIRHDWAALAADSRRGVHALATVAALLLVEAPVLYFRAYELQFAILVIFVAIAFRQGRTVAGLAILSTIVLADGLLNFGSPRAPVVFGLVIDEKLYAQIFLAGCALAAIPMAGAVAKQRALDAELIASRTEALAASEAKSQFLANMSHEMRTPLNAVIGFAGLLQGMAELPGPARRHADRIAAGGRALLDLVNDVLDFAKVESGHVDLACEMVELHRLVAETVDLVAADATAKGLGLDWAMDEATPALIQGDARRLRQVLLNLLGNAVKFTERGAVRVSVAPAGESIRFSVTDTGPGIAPDFRDRLFDRFSQGDASLSRSHGGAGLGLAISRGLVELMGGRIGVTSELGQGSMFWFEIPARAPAAAAPPHWRALPSISSPSAKGSSVSSF from the coding sequence TTGACTGGGCCCAAGGCCGCTCGGCCAGGCATTCAGGTCAAGGTCTTCGCGGCGACCGCAGCGTTGTCGTGGGCGGCCGCGCTGATCTTTTCGGTTTTCGAGCAGCGGACCCACGGCGCGACCGCCATATGGCCGGTGAACGCCATGATCCTGGCGGCTTATATTCTGCTCGGCCGGGAGGCGCGCGCGGCGGTCATCGCAGGCGGCGCGGCGGCCCTCATCGCCACCAGCCTGGTGATGAACACCAATCCGCGGCTCGCATGCGTCCTGGCCATCTTCAACTCGACAGAGATCGTCTTGGTGCATCTGGTCGCCGCCCGGGTGCTGAAGGGCCGCTTCAGCTTCGAAGGGGTGGACCGCCTGCTGGCTTACTGGTCCGCCTGCGCCGCGGTCTGCGCCGTGAACGCCTTGCCGGTAGGTTTCGTCGAGCTCGCCTGGCAGGGGCGTCCGTTCTGGACCACATTCAACGCCTGGGGCGTCGGGGACGCGCTGGGCTACATGCTGGTGACGCCGGCGATTTTGGATATTCGGCACGACTGGGCGGCGCTGGCGGCGGATTCCCGGCGGGGCGTCCACGCCCTGGCGACGGTAGCGGCCCTGCTCTTGGTCGAGGCGCCGGTGCTCTATTTCCGCGCCTATGAGCTCCAGTTCGCCATATTGGTGATCTTTGTCGCGATCGCTTTCCGCCAGGGGCGCACGGTCGCCGGCCTCGCGATCCTGTCGACCATCGTGCTCGCCGACGGACTGCTCAATTTCGGCAGCCCGCGCGCGCCGGTCGTATTCGGCCTGGTGATTGACGAGAAGCTCTATGCCCAGATCTTCCTGGCGGGCTGTGCGCTGGCGGCGATCCCGATGGCTGGTGCGGTCGCCAAGCAAAGGGCGCTCGACGCAGAACTGATCGCAAGCCGCACCGAGGCGCTGGCGGCCTCCGAGGCCAAGAGCCAGTTCCTGGCCAATATGAGCCACGAGATGCGCACGCCGCTGAACGCCGTGATCGGCTTCGCCGGCCTGCTGCAGGGTATGGCCGAGTTGCCCGGGCCAGCGCGGCGGCACGCGGACCGTATCGCAGCCGGCGGGCGTGCGCTGCTCGATCTCGTCAATGACGTGCTGGACTTCGCCAAGGTCGAGTCCGGGCATGTGGACCTAGCCTGCGAGATGGTGGAGCTTCACCGCCTTGTCGCAGAGACGGTCGACCTGGTGGCTGCGGACGCTACGGCCAAGGGGCTGGGGCTCGACTGGGCGATGGACGAAGCGACACCAGCGCTGATCCAAGGTGACGCGAGGCGGTTACGCCAAGTCCTGCTCAACCTTCTCGGCAACGCCGTCAAATTCACCGAGCGCGGCGCCGTGCGCGTCAGTGTGGCGCCGGCCGGCGAGTCGATACGCTTCAGCGTCACCGACACCGGTCCCGGCATCGCCCCCGACTTCAGAGACCGGCTATTCGATCGTTTCAGCCAGGGCGACGCCTCGCTCAGTCGCAGCCATGGCGGCGCAGGTCTCGGCCTGGCCATTTCGCGGGGGCTGGTAGAACTGATGGGTGGGCGCATCGGCGTGACAAGCGAGCTCGGCCAAGGCTCGATGTTCTGGTTCGAAATCCCGGCGCGGGCGCCAGCAGCGGCCGCGCCGCCCCACTGGAGAGCATTACCGTCGATAAGTTCTCCTTCAGCGAAGGGGTCGAGCGTCAGCTCCTTTTGA
- a CDS encoding bifunctional helix-turn-helix transcriptional regulator/GNAT family N-acetyltransferase, giving the protein MTGDLLQERGNLFLGSRLKRLAERMQADVVHVPERAGLEIQPGQYPMLGVLDRDGPMTIGELAQTLELSQPTITRAVARLIEMGLVEASRLGRDQRHKTISLTAAGRAAMEVSKARVWPQIEAAVTEITQGLTGSLLNQITILERRLAEKPLSQRGLSAVPSGLVIREFAADLAPAFRDINSQWITAMYEMEAADREVLDDPEGKIIDPGGAILFVEAEGLGIVGTCALKKTGEGAFELIKMGVLESARGRKAGEFLLRAVIARAQTLGAKTLYLLSNKKSAAAVHLYEKLGFVHDEAIMRDYGGAYERCDVAMRYRGR; this is encoded by the coding sequence ATGACGGGCGACCTGTTGCAAGAGCGTGGAAACCTGTTCCTGGGCAGCCGGCTGAAGCGGTTGGCCGAGCGGATGCAGGCCGATGTGGTCCACGTGCCCGAGCGGGCCGGGCTGGAGATCCAGCCGGGCCAGTACCCCATGCTGGGCGTGCTCGACCGCGACGGCCCGATGACCATCGGCGAACTGGCCCAGACCCTCGAGCTCAGCCAGCCCACCATCACCCGCGCCGTGGCCCGGCTGATCGAGATGGGCCTGGTCGAGGCCAGCCGCCTCGGCCGCGACCAGAGGCACAAGACCATCTCCCTGACCGCGGCGGGGCGGGCGGCGATGGAGGTCTCGAAGGCCCGGGTCTGGCCGCAGATCGAGGCGGCGGTGACCGAGATCACCCAGGGCCTTACCGGCTCGCTGTTGAACCAGATCACGATCCTGGAGCGCCGCCTCGCGGAGAAGCCGCTGAGCCAGCGGGGCCTTTCCGCCGTGCCGTCGGGCCTCGTCATTCGCGAATTCGCCGCCGATCTCGCCCCTGCCTTCCGTGACATCAACAGCCAGTGGATCACCGCCATGTACGAGATGGAGGCGGCCGATCGCGAGGTGCTGGACGACCCTGAGGGCAAGATCATCGACCCCGGCGGCGCCATCCTGTTCGTCGAGGCCGAGGGCCTTGGGATCGTCGGGACCTGCGCCCTGAAGAAGACCGGCGAGGGCGCCTTCGAGCTGATCAAGATGGGCGTCCTGGAATCCGCCCGCGGCCGCAAGGCCGGCGAATTCCTCCTCCGAGCCGTGATCGCCCGGGCCCAGACGCTGGGGGCCAAGACCCTCTACCTGCTGAGCAACAAGAAATCCGCCGCCGCCGTCCACCTCTACGAAAAGCTCGGCTTCGTCCACGACGAGGCGATCATGCGCGACTATGGCGGGGCGTATGAGCGGTGCGACGTGGCGATGCGCTATCGCGGGCGGTGA
- a CDS encoding FAD-dependent oxidoreductase, protein MTRSIQEPAREIPVVHETDVLVVGSGPGGLPAALAAARAGVEVTLLERYGCFGGNITQVGVEGFAWYRHPTTIDSEGIGREMEERARVMGAAQPEPQSVSHALDAEGFKYVADLMVEEAGIRPMLHRMFVAPIVEGGEIKGVIVESKAGREAILAKRVIDATGDADVAFRAGAPTWKLPKAEMMSVSVMFSMSGVNKTRFIEQVKADPQTYADWGGNGEWDITTDGKEDALFSPFLRKPFKKALEAGLLPPNLATIAGTWGGVTDQGDLTYLNLVHLNYDGTDPDELTAGEMEGRKQAMLAIEALKRFMPGCEEAKLRNFGMTLGVRDTRKIDALYNITEADVRGQGRFEDSIGIFPEFIDGYGILILPTTGRYFHVPYRSLVPKGVRNLLVAGRSIGGDKISHAAVRNMMCCTVAGQGAGVAAAVSLKSGRAPHEVDIAAVQAELKRQGARLH, encoded by the coding sequence GTGACCCGATCGATCCAGGAACCTGCCCGCGAGATTCCGGTCGTGCATGAGACCGACGTGCTGGTGGTCGGGTCCGGTCCCGGCGGGCTGCCGGCGGCGCTGGCGGCGGCGCGGGCGGGGGTCGAGGTCACGCTCTTGGAGCGCTACGGCTGCTTCGGCGGCAACATCACCCAGGTGGGGGTCGAGGGTTTCGCCTGGTATCGCCATCCGACCACCATCGACAGCGAGGGCATCGGCCGGGAGATGGAGGAGCGCGCCAGGGTGATGGGCGCGGCCCAGCCCGAGCCGCAGTCGGTCAGCCACGCCCTGGACGCCGAGGGCTTCAAATATGTCGCCGACCTGATGGTCGAGGAGGCGGGGATCCGGCCCATGCTGCACCGCATGTTCGTCGCCCCGATCGTCGAGGGTGGCGAGATCAAGGGCGTGATCGTCGAGAGCAAGGCCGGGCGCGAGGCGATCCTGGCCAAGCGAGTGATCGACGCCACCGGGGACGCCGACGTCGCCTTCCGCGCCGGCGCGCCGACCTGGAAACTGCCCAAGGCCGAGATGATGTCGGTCTCGGTGATGTTCTCCATGAGCGGGGTCAACAAGACCCGCTTCATCGAGCAGGTGAAAGCCGACCCGCAGACCTATGCCGACTGGGGCGGCAACGGCGAATGGGACATCACCACCGACGGCAAGGAGGACGCCCTGTTCTCCCCGTTCCTGAGGAAACCGTTCAAGAAGGCGCTGGAGGCGGGGCTTCTGCCGCCGAACCTGGCCACCATCGCCGGCACCTGGGGCGGCGTCACCGACCAGGGCGACCTGACCTATCTCAATCTGGTCCACCTGAACTATGACGGGACCGACCCGGACGAGCTGACCGCCGGCGAGATGGAGGGGCGCAAGCAGGCCATGCTGGCCATCGAGGCGCTGAAGCGCTTCATGCCCGGCTGCGAGGAGGCCAAGCTGCGCAATTTTGGCATGACGCTGGGCGTGCGCGACACCCGCAAGATCGACGCCCTCTACAACATCACCGAGGCTGACGTGCGGGGCCAGGGTCGGTTCGAGGACTCCATCGGCATCTTCCCCGAGTTCATCGACGGCTACGGGATCCTGATCCTGCCCACCACCGGCCGCTATTTCCATGTCCCCTACCGCTCGCTCGTGCCCAAGGGGGTGAGGAACCTGTTGGTCGCCGGCCGTTCGATCGGCGGGGACAAGATCAGCCATGCGGCGGTGCGCAACATGATGTGCTGCACGGTCGCCGGCCAGGGCGCGGGGGTCGCGGCGGCGGTGTCGCTGAAGAGCGGCCGCGCGCCGCATGAGGTCGACATCGCCGCAGTCCAGGCCGAACTGAAGCGCCAGGGCGCGCGGCTCCATTGA
- a CDS encoding MFS transporter, producing MRRVPPLAWLALALAALTIAGNYYAYDAVAPAADLLRTQRGFSQSQLGFLNAIASLPNIVLSLFCGLIIDRVGAAKAAFGFALVCFVGAVMTAIGQPFALMAAGRLIFGVGEETVLIALLAGLAQWFSAGGAALSMSLLFSLARVGSYMADISPRWAGPLYHSWRPPLVLAAALTGISMVTGLLFWLIDSRRAPGEAAASERFELKGVLRFDRSFWYILGLNVLYASVFFPFRSTFAIEFFQDAKHQTLAMAGLANSWVFFAAIFATPVFGAIADRFGHRCAMLSFGAGLVPLTFLLLDATDASLWVSTALMGISFSVVPAVIWPTTAMLVEERRLGTAFGVINVLQSLGMFLCNWIAGGLNDAYRAGPAHPEGYGPMLVMFGALSLVGFLCTLALWRRESGPNGHGLGRPPSASSAAA from the coding sequence GTGCGGCGCGTCCCTCCGCTCGCCTGGCTGGCCCTGGCGCTGGCGGCCCTGACCATCGCCGGCAACTACTACGCCTATGACGCGGTGGCCCCGGCGGCGGACCTGCTGCGCACCCAGCGGGGCTTCAGCCAGTCGCAGCTGGGCTTCCTCAACGCCATAGCCAGCCTGCCGAATATCGTGCTGTCGCTGTTCTGCGGCCTGATCATAGACCGGGTGGGGGCGGCCAAGGCGGCCTTCGGCTTCGCCCTGGTCTGCTTCGTCGGGGCCGTCATGACCGCGATCGGCCAGCCCTTCGCCCTGATGGCGGCCGGGCGGCTGATTTTCGGCGTGGGCGAGGAGACGGTGCTGATCGCGCTTCTGGCCGGCCTTGCCCAATGGTTCTCCGCCGGCGGCGCGGCGCTTTCGATGTCACTGCTGTTCAGCCTGGCCCGGGTCGGATCCTACATGGCCGACATCTCGCCGCGCTGGGCGGGCCCGCTGTACCACAGCTGGCGGCCGCCCCTGGTGCTGGCCGCCGCCCTGACCGGGATCAGCATGGTCACCGGCCTGCTCTTCTGGCTAATCGACTCGCGACGTGCGCCGGGCGAAGCGGCGGCGTCCGAGCGGTTCGAGTTGAAGGGCGTTCTGCGCTTCGACCGCTCGTTCTGGTACATCCTGGGACTGAACGTCCTCTACGCCTCGGTTTTCTTCCCCTTCCGCTCGACCTTCGCCATCGAGTTCTTCCAGGACGCCAAGCACCAGACCCTGGCCATGGCGGGCCTGGCCAACAGCTGGGTGTTCTTCGCCGCCATCTTCGCCACCCCGGTGTTCGGGGCCATAGCCGACCGCTTCGGCCATCGCTGCGCCATGCTGAGCTTCGGCGCCGGCCTTGTGCCCCTGACCTTCCTTTTGCTCGACGCCACCGACGCCAGCCTGTGGGTCTCCACCGCCCTGATGGGGATCAGCTTTTCGGTGGTGCCGGCGGTGATCTGGCCCACGACCGCCATGCTGGTGGAGGAGCGGCGTCTCGGCACGGCCTTCGGCGTTATCAACGTGCTGCAGAGCCTGGGCATGTTCCTCTGCAACTGGATCGCCGGGGGGCTGAACGACGCCTACCGAGCCGGCCCGGCGCACCCGGAGGGGTATGGCCCGATGCTGGTCATGTTCGGCGCGCTCAGCCTCGTCGGCTTCCTTTGCACGCTCGCGCTGTGGCGGCGTGAGAGTGGACCGAATGGCCACGGCCTGGGGAGGCCGCCCTCAGCATCGAGCGCCGCCGCCTGA
- a CDS encoding LysR family transcriptional regulator, whose product MSKDVDWSLYRTLRAVLRAGSLSGAARTLGLSQPTVGRHIEQLEQALGLPLFTRSPTGLRPTDLARELGPYLETMASAAAAAARDASAEADEVAGVVRVTASEIIGAEVLPPILAEFNDLYPKVVVELVLSNRAEDLLRRAADIAVRMVRPTQGALLAKRIGSLEIGLYAHRRYLQRRGTPAIMADVADHAVIGYDQESSLGDSVDDLTGPVSRETFTFRADSDLAQLAALRAGFGIGGCQVGIARRDPNLVRVLPDAFGFQLETWVVMHEDLKASRRMRLMFDHLAEGLTAYIVGAQPETPVR is encoded by the coding sequence ATGAGCAAGGACGTGGACTGGTCGCTCTATCGCACCCTGAGGGCCGTGCTGCGCGCCGGCAGCCTGTCCGGGGCGGCGCGAACCCTTGGGCTGTCGCAGCCGACCGTCGGGCGACATATCGAGCAGCTGGAGCAGGCGCTGGGCTTGCCTCTCTTCACCCGCTCGCCCACCGGCCTGCGGCCCACCGACCTGGCCCGTGAACTCGGCCCCTATCTGGAGACCATGGCCTCGGCCGCCGCCGCCGCAGCCCGCGACGCCTCGGCCGAGGCGGACGAGGTAGCCGGCGTGGTCCGGGTCACCGCCAGCGAGATCATCGGCGCCGAGGTGCTGCCGCCGATCCTGGCCGAGTTCAACGACCTGTACCCCAAGGTCGTGGTCGAGCTGGTGCTATCCAACAGGGCCGAGGACCTGCTCCGCCGCGCCGCCGACATCGCCGTGCGCATGGTCCGCCCGACCCAGGGCGCGCTGCTGGCCAAGCGCATCGGCAGCCTGGAGATCGGCCTCTACGCCCACCGCCGCTATCTGCAGCGGCGCGGAACCCCGGCCATCATGGCCGACGTGGCCGACCATGCGGTGATCGGCTACGACCAGGAAAGCTCGCTCGGCGACTCCGTCGACGACCTGACCGGGCCGGTCAGCCGCGAGACCTTCACCTTCCGCGCCGACAGCGACCTGGCCCAGCTGGCCGCCCTGCGCGCCGGCTTCGGCATCGGCGGGTGCCAGGTCGGCATAGCCCGCCGCGATCCAAATCTGGTGCGGGTGCTGCCCGATGCGTTCGGCTTCCAGCTGGAGACCTGGGTGGTGATGCACGAGGACCTGAAGGCCAGCCGCCGCATGCGGCTGATGTTCGACCATCTGGCGGAGGGGCTGACAGCCTATATCGTCGGGGCGCAGCCCGAGACGCCGGTCCGATAG
- a CDS encoding NAD-dependent epimerase/dehydratase family protein, whose protein sequence is MSGQTQALRTAPERTALVIGAGGSFGLHATLALIGHGWQVRALVRDPAKAAARHGQRLPVQWVRGDAMNPAEVAEAARGAQVIVHAVNPPGYRNWAGTVLPMLASTIAAAKAEGARIVLPGTVYNFAPDSGPMIREDAPQQPVTRKGKIRAEMERMLRAASEEGARALVLRAGDFFGPAAPNSALAWLTLRTKGRVTGVFKPGPASVGHAFAYLPDMVEAMARLLDCEADLASYEVFHFRGHWLQGDNSLAAAVRRATGRPQRVLPFPVPMLWALAPFNETFREMLEMLYLWRRPIGLDNSKLVAFLGAEPHTDLDSAVRAALTDLETAPAEPAAAVRPVLA, encoded by the coding sequence ATGTCCGGTCAAACCCAAGCTCTCCGCACGGCCCCCGAGCGCACGGCGCTTGTCATCGGCGCCGGCGGTTCCTTCGGCCTGCACGCCACCCTGGCCCTGATCGGCCACGGCTGGCAGGTCCGCGCCCTGGTCCGCGACCCGGCCAAGGCCGCCGCTCGCCATGGCCAGCGCCTGCCGGTGCAGTGGGTCCGCGGCGACGCCATGAACCCGGCCGAGGTGGCCGAGGCCGCCCGCGGCGCGCAGGTGATCGTCCACGCCGTCAACCCGCCCGGCTATCGCAACTGGGCCGGCACGGTCCTGCCCATGCTGGCCTCGACCATCGCCGCGGCAAAGGCCGAGGGCGCGCGCATCGTCCTGCCCGGCACGGTCTACAACTTCGCCCCCGACAGCGGACCCATGATCCGCGAAGACGCCCCGCAACAGCCCGTCACCCGCAAGGGGAAGATCCGCGCCGAAATGGAGCGGATGCTGCGCGCCGCCAGCGAGGAGGGCGCCCGCGCCTTAGTGCTGCGCGCCGGCGACTTCTTCGGCCCCGCCGCGCCCAATAGCGCGCTCGCCTGGCTGACCCTGCGCACCAAGGGCCGCGTCACCGGCGTGTTCAAGCCCGGCCCGGCCTCGGTCGGCCACGCCTTCGCCTACCTGCCGGACATGGTCGAGGCCATGGCCCGGCTGCTCGATTGCGAGGCGGATCTGGCGTCCTACGAGGTGTTCCACTTCCGTGGCCACTGGCTGCAAGGCGACAATAGTCTGGCCGCCGCGGTGCGCCGTGCGACCGGGCGGCCCCAACGGGTCCTGCCCTTCCCGGTCCCGATGCTGTGGGCGCTGGCGCCCTTCAACGAGACCTTCCGCGAGATGCTGGAGATGCTCTACCTGTGGCGCCGGCCGATCGGGCTGGACAATAGCAAGCTGGTCGCCTTCCTGGGCGCCGAGCCGCACACCGACCTCGACAGCGCCGTCCGCGCGGCCCTCACCGACCTGGAAACCGCCCCGGCCGAGCCCGCTGCAGCGGTCCGGCCAGTGCTCGCCTGA